A genome region from Nicotiana tabacum cultivar K326 chromosome 13, ASM71507v2, whole genome shotgun sequence includes the following:
- the LOC107819839 gene encoding F-box/FBD/LRR-repeat protein At1g13570-like — translation MTDSCNRLAVGRDKIDRLSDLPINVIHQIQDHMSIEDAAKMSILSSTWRYAWASNPKLVFNTQFCTKRMASNTIDIISTILLQHHGAIKIFLVDISVIHSSQYSVVDQWMLFLSTNGLVDLTLQNQNTVNAPYELPSYVYSVGLERLVLSNCIFRPPCSFRGFLKLKTLLLKRVAFELVAATSSLLMPNLERLRFTQCSGFPFLNIYAPNLFCLCFYGCGNDTLKLSPFMECAKLKIVAIESHDEVSLNRQDKAMKLTNLLSSWPNLSHLILGRYFLKFFASGTGAESLPTRLARLRCLYLSDCDFDREDQISPLLSILRSSPNLEILQILSGQRKKGGMEVDVNLTDEPDCRTQGRLNNLQILQIKNFHGSRTESRFVRFILGSTPLLRKAILLVDTSVNERQYLKISEELMRFPRASPTSKIVFRPWSKEQARSSMPCC, via the exons ATGACAGATAGCTGCAACAGACTTGCAGTTGGAAGGGACAAAATCGATAGACTATCAGATCTTCCTATTAATGTCATACACCAGATTCAGGATCACATGTCTATTGAAGATGCTGCAAAAATGAGTATTTTGTCTAGTACGTGGAGATATGCTTGGGCTTCAAACCCGAAGCTCGTATTTAATACACAGTTTTGCACAAAGAGAATGGCGTCAAACACAATAGACATCATTAGTACAATTCTGTTGCAGCACCATGGAGCCATTAAGATATTCCTCGTAGATATTTCAGTTATACATTCTTCTCAGTACTCAGTTGTCGATCAATGGATGCTATTTTTGTCAACAAACGGTCTCGTGGATCTCACTCTTCAGAATCAAAACACTGTCAATGCTCCTTATGAATTGCCTTCCTATGTGTACAGTGTAGGACTAGAACGTTTGGTCCTGTCGAACTGCATTTTCAGACCGCCTTGTAGTTTTAGGGGTTTCCTCAAACTCAAAACGCTTTTATTAAAGCGAGTTGCTTTTGAATTAGTCGCTGCAACTTCTTCCCTCTTGATGCCAAACCTTGAGAGACTGCGTTTTACGCAATGTAGTGGCTTTCCTTTCTTGAATATATATGCCCCAAACCTTTTTTGTTTATGTTTCTATGGCTGTGGCAATGACACCTTAAAATTGAGTCCTTTCATGGAATGCGCGAAGCTGAAGATAGTTGCAATTGAATCACACGACGAAGTTTCACTAAACAGACAAGATAAAGCAATGAAATTGACGAATCTTCTTAGCAGCTGGCCAAACCTTAGTCATCTTATTTTGGGCAGATACTTCCTCAAG TTTTTTGCTTCTGGTACTGGAGCAGAGAGTCTTCCCACGCGCCTCGCCAGATTGAGATGTCTCTATTTATCAGATTGTGATTTTGACAGAGAAGATCAAATATCTCCGCTTCTAAGCATTCTtagaagttctccaaatttagaGATACTTCAAATTCTG TCGGGCCAGAGGAAGAAAGGTGGCATGGAAGTCGATGTAAATCTTACTGATGAACCAGACTGCAGGACACAAGGACGACTCAATAACCTTCAAATATTGCAAATAAAAAATTTCCATGGTTCAAGAACTGAATCGCGCTTTGTAAGGTTCATTCTTGGCTCTACTCCTTTACTCCGGAAAGCTATCCTTTTGGTCGATACAAGTGTTAATGAAAGACAATACTTGAAGATCTCAGAGGAGTTGATGCGTTTCCCTCGAGCATCTCCTACATCGAAAATTGTATTCCGACCATGGTCAAAAGAACAAGCCAGGTCTTCAATGCCATGTTGTTGA
- the LOC107819844 gene encoding F-box/FBD/LRR-repeat protein At1g13570-like, with protein MAMTDSCKRLAVGGDKLDMLTDLPINVIHQIQDHMSIEDAAKLSVLSRAWRYVWASNPKLVFNAQFCTKRTPSDTRDIISTILFQHHGAIKTFLMDISIIHSSQHLVVDRWMLFLSRNGLVNLTLQNQNNGNAPYKLPSYVYGVGLERLVLSNCIFRPPCSFRGFHMLKWIQFKRVAFELDVANSSLWMPNLKILCFMYCSGLRFFNIHAPELSILSLHSCATLKLSSFMKCGKLRILGITFQEEVPQNRQDKAMNLTNFLSCWHNVSHLILGRYFLKVLASGTRAESLPTRLTNLRYLYFFDYNFDGEDQIFPLLRILRSCPNLKILQFLSSQGKKDDKKVDVNYFEEPDCTAQGFNNLQTLHINKFYGSRTELRFVRFILGSAPLLRKAILLVDSSINESQSLKISKELMRFPRASPKSEIVFEPWSKVQTRLVLRC; from the exons ATGGCGATGACAGATAGCTGTAAGAGACTTGCAGTTGGAGGGGACAAACTCGATATGCTTACGGATCTTCCTATTAATGTCATACACCAGATTCAGGATCACATGTCCATTGAGGATGCTGCAAAATTGAGTGTTTTGTCTAGAGCATGGAGATATGTTTGGGCTTCAAACCCGAAACTCGTGTTTAATGCACAGTTTTGCACAAAGAGAACACCATCAGACACAAGAGACATCATTAGTACAATTCTGTTCCAACACCATGGAGCCATTAAGACGTTCCTCATGGATATATCGATAATACATTCTTCCCAACACTTAGTTGTCGATCGATGGATGCTATTTTTGTCAAGGAATGGTCTCGTGAATCTCACTCTTCAGAATCAAAACAATGGCAATGCTCCTTATAAATTGCCTTCATATGTGTATGGTGTGGGACTAGAACGTTTAGTCCTGTCGAACTGCATTTTCAGGCCACCATGCAGTTTTAGGGGTTTCCACATGCTCAAATGGATTCAATTTAAGCGAGTTGCCTTCGAATTAGACGTTGCAAATTCTTCCCTTTGGATGCCAAACCTTAAGATTCTGTGTTTTATGTATTGCAGCGGTCTTCGTTTCTTCAATATACATGCCCCAGAACTTTCAATATTATCTTTGCATAGCTGTGCTACCCTTAAATTGAGTTCTTTCATGAAATGTGGGAAGCTGAGAATACTTGGAATTACATTCCAAGAAGAAGTACCACAAAACAGACAAGATAAAGCGATGAATTTGACCAATTTTCTCAGCTGTTGGCATAATGTTAGTCATCTTATTTTGGGCAGATACTTCCTCAAG GTTTTAGCTTCTGGTACTAGAGCAGAGAGTCTTCCCACGCGCCTCACCAATTTGAGATATCTCTATTTTTTTGATTATAATTTTGATGGTGAAGATCAAATATTTCCCCTTCTAAGGATTCTTAGAAGTTGTCCCAATTTGAAGATACTTCAATTTCTT TCTAGCCAGGGGAAGAAAGATGATAAGAAAGTGGATGTAAACTATTTTGAAGAACCAGACTGCACGGCACAAGGATTCAATAATCTTCAAACATTGCATATAAACAAATTCTATGGTTCAAGAACTGAATTGCGCTTTGTAAGGTTCATACTTGGCTCTGCCCCTTTACTCCGTAAGGCCATCCTTTTGGTAGATTCAAGTATTAATGAAAGCCAATCCTTGAAGATCTCAAAGGAGTTGATGCGGTTCCCTCGGGCATCTCCTAAATCGGAAATTGTATTCGAACCATGGTCAAAAGTACAAACTAGGCTAGTGCTACGTTGTTGA